AGAGACATGCAGGTGGACGTAGATACCTTCATACATTCACATGGCAATCTTGAGTCGTTCAATCCCTACCGCCCAGTCATTTGTCCACGTTCCCTCCTCACATCTTACTCTtgatctcctccgccaacttCTTCAACCTGTCCATATCGCCCTTCAACATCGGCCATCCAATCCCAAGTCCCTGCGTCTCGTCCGGCTTCGGAATGACATGGAAATGTACGTGATCCACCTCTTGATGTGCGAGTCGGCCGTTATTCTGCAGGATGTTGTAGTTCTCGGAGCCTTGAGCGGAGGCAATCTTCTTGGCGACGGGCAGTAGTTCGGAGAGATCGGCGTCGGGAATGTCGGTGAGCTTTGCGCCGTGGTGTTTGGGGATCACGAGCTGCGAATCGAAGCACGGTGTCAGCGGGAAGGGGTTGTAGGAGCATGACGGGATGCGAAGGTGGGTTGAACGAGGTCCATCAAGGTCATGAGTTGGAGAGGTCGTACCGCGTGGCCGTAGCTATCACTCTGTCAGCTCGAGGCCTTTCCGCGGTCATGGATCTACTTCGCTACTCACGCAAGAGGGTTGATGTCAAGGAATGCGAGAGTCTTCTCACTCTCGAACAGCTTCATCGACGGGATCTCTCCTGTAAGTAGGATGGTCAAGAGCTGTCTGGACGGAGAGTGAAGAGGAGCGAAACCACCTACCCTTGATGATCTTACAGAAGATGCAGGCGGCAGTGGACATGATTGCTGATCTGAGATGTGCTGGTATGGTGCTGGACGTTGTCTCACAAGTCAACATTCGTTGCTGCCGTCGCCAATGCTCTCGGGCTCCGATCAAGGCATCAACTCAGGCATCAACAAAGTGGAATTCCGAAAGGGACCTCAATTTATGCCGACTACCTGCCCTCGCCATGATCTCTACGAGGAGGCTATCCCATAACAGAGCAAAGCTTCAGAGGTCCAGTCCTACATTGTGATCGCCATGGCAGCTTGCTTGAGCTTTGCGTGAGCTCGTCAGCTTCTCCTGGTGCTTCCACATTAACCGAGGGGCCCGACCATTCCCAAGACTGCCATCGCACTCCGCTCGAGCTCCAACGAACAAGAGAGAATCCCGCCTCCAAGACAAATCCATTGCCTGAACTCGGCGCGATGACACGATTGCATACCATCGGAGAGCTCCAGCTGAGATATACAGCTCAGCCAGCCGCAAGATGTGCCAGCAAGATCAAAGAATTCGCGAGCATCATCTCTTTGGCGGCCTGCTTCAAATGCCCAGATTCACACCTTGCAGAGCGTGGCTCAGGTTGCGCAGGTGATGGAATACGACTGGACGCTCAAAAATAATCACACGACGGAGGGAGATGATATTGACCTCGCCGAAAAATGAAAATGGAACTAAGTCGTCTGCTCGCGATCACGATCGCGTCCATTGAGCGCGGTCCGCACAGGGTCATTCGTCCTTTACAGCCTGCTTGGACCATTTCTTAACCCGACCTCATCGACAGTAGCAACGCTGTCTCCGTCCCAGCCAGCGATCAAGTCCTCCACCACAGCTAGCTCGTCCTGTCCCCAGACCAGTCCTCCCGTCTGTTTCCAAGCCTCCTCGCCCTGCCCTTCTCTCCGACGATAGACTCTGTACGTTGGTACACCACACATCCCAGCATCCTTCGCCTGTTTGGTCCGAGTTCGCAGTTCGGACTTGTACTCTGCTTCGTTGGACTTCGCAATCAGAGCTTTGCCGTCGGAACCCGCTTGGTCGATAACTTTGGCGACCACGTCGTCGTCCGACATGTCGAGGTTTCGTTCCCAGCAGGCTCGATCTGCAGAATGTCAGCTGAGTTCGCCTTTGATGCGATAACACCGGAGAGTCCAGGGTACTCACAGAGTGCTGTCGTCAAACGTGGCTCGACCAAAGCTATCCGTAGCAACGTCGGTGTGCGAATCGGGAAGTTGTCCGCCCAGTAGAAGTCGATGTTTTTGTCGTGGTTGCCGGTTTGCGCATTCACGGCATTCCACCATCGACACCAGTCCTTGTGGTCTTCGTTCATATAATTCCGTTTCTGCTCGGATATCGCAGCTAAAGGAGTATTCGGTGCACCGATTCTGCTCGACTTGTCAGCCACGTCGGCAGAATGAAATGTCCTAATACTCACTCTCTAAACAAGATACCCAGCAGGAAAGGCTTCATGTCAATCTGCAGCCTCGATCCGAACTGTCGCTGTAGTCTCGGCAACTGCGTCCAGCCCAGGAACGCCCAAGGCGAACTGAAGTCGTACCAGAACTCGACTTTGACTTCCTCTCCTTTCGGAATCGTAGCCCTCTTCGCTCTCGGCAACAAGCTCTGCAACGGTTTCGAGATCTTGCTGATCTCGAACGGATCATGACCTTCATTGAGAGCCTGTATCGCCGCTTCGACCAGATGCATTCGATCTTGACCCCAGTACAGGCGCTTCTGCTCCGGGATCCAGAACCCAGGAACGCCGGGGCTCCCTCTTTGAACAGCGTCATTCGTTGCCTCCTCAAGcaacttcctctccttctgtCCCTCAAAGCTCCCACTCTCAACCGCTTCAACaatcctctccgcctctccaACTCCGGCACTCCTCACAGCCCCAATCAGAGTCGCCTTCTCTCCAATCTCCTTTCCCTCCACCCAATAAGCTCGAAACAAAGCATGCGTCAACGCCGGTCTGTCAACCTCATCCACGAAATACAACAACCTCAACGCAGCGGTCGTCTTCATCGGGTGCCGAGGTGGTTGGCGATGAGGAATTCCATGTCGCCTGATAGTCCGCTGGAAAGCGGCGTTGGAGACCTCTTTCTTTGTCACGTTGAAGACGTCGGAGGCCGAACCACCGGCGCCTTGCGGAGCGGAAGTGGCGCGGTAGATGGCGCCGAGTAGCACGGGACGCCATATGATACGGGCTCCGGTTCGGGTCGCGAGGGCTTCGATTCTGGAGCGAGGGTGAGTATGTGCAGTGGGCAGCGTGAAGGTGGGATGTCACGTACTTCGTGGAGGCGATATAGGCAAATGGACAGGAGATCTGAAGCAAAGTCAGTTGGTAGTAAGAAGATGGTAGCGTTGCTCAGACATCGTAGTGGAACTCAATGATGTGGCCTTGGCTTCTGGAAGCCATGGTTGATATTCGATGAATTGCCGGTGAAGTCTCGGCGCTGATCGGACTATGAGGTACTTCTTTGATTGTTTTGATCAGTATATCAGATCTGAATGACCGTACGTCAATAGAGTCTCATAGCGGATGCTCAATGAATTGTATGGTGCAGGGCGAAGTGAGGTTGGTAATCCGGTCCGAACAAGACCTCGGTTGACGTTGCCGAACTCCTCACTCTGTTCCAGACATCAACGAAGATCTCCACTCCAATGATCAAATCTATTGAACATTCCATTTCATTTCTCACATTATTCAATCTGTTGTTAAGATCTGCTCCGACGCTTCGCTGTGGGTAAGGGCTGTCTCGAATGCTTCTTATTACTCATTAAGCCCCATCATTCAGTCATACATGTAGCAAAGGTCCCCTCCGGTCGGACTCATGATGTCCCTGATCTTTGTATTTCCCCAGGGTGGGGATAATTTCAGCTCAGTGTCCAGATTCGCCTCTGGAAGCGGGCCAACTGTTGACATGTCGGTCAGCGATGGGGTCCTGATGCCCTGATGCCCGTGGGGGTTGAGAGGAGACTTACAGTTGTATGCATGTCGCTCGTCAAAGTCGGTGTTCTGGTCCAATGCATTGGCTCTGTTCTTAAAGTCTTGGGCTACCCAGATGGCCCACAAGCGGTCCACCGAAGCGTGATGGAAGAAGAAATACACATCTTGGCAGGAGTACAGAATAAGATTCTGAAGGCCACCGATGGAACCGTGGCCGATGACGTGGGGGCCGTTCTGTGCTTCGAACTGTTTGTGATACGATGCAATGTCTGATGTTCGTCAGCATAGATCGAGCAACCGGCGACATTTACAAAGGCTTGCTTGACTGACCAGGCTTTGTCTGCAAGTCAAGCAGGGCATCTGGGTTGAGGTCTTGTTGCAAAAAAGACGAATCCATCGCTCGGGAGATGCATTGACCGGGTGTGGCATTCTCGGGGATGTTGATCTTGTAGTCCTTGAACGGTCCGTTCGTGATGCATCCATTGGAACCACCGTTGCCGCCTATCGACGTGTCCGTGCCGTCGAAGAGTGGATTGTTCTCGAGGTTGTCTTGGTTGTTCATGTAGTTGTGCCATGGGAGGTAGCCCGGATAGCCACACACATCTCGCATCTCCTGCTCGAGCTTGTGGAGGAAATTGCGGTGCCATGGAAACATAAGTCCAGACCAGTGGATCTGATTGGTGTTGAGGACGTGTGCGACTGTGAAGTCGTCCCATCTGTTCTTCGCCCGCCTGTCGACATTCTGTGGAGTCTGTGAGGGTTTGGACTGGAGGCATTTgacggcggcgatgaagtCGAGTCGCTCTTTTCGCGACATGTTGCCCCTGGTGTGGTGTTTAGCTGATTGCGAATGAGCTGATTGCGAATGGTTGGCGATGAGTGGAGAAGCGCAAGACTCACCACTCTTTGCGGACTGCAATGTTGTTCTTGTTACACTTCCCGCTGTCGCTCAATTTGGCAAGTGTATTCTGCCGGTACGTTCCATGCATCTGGGCCAGTTTTTGCCGTGAATTCGACTGACGACTCTCGAGTTGTGGTGCATCTCTTCTGCGATCTCCATCGTCCACTGGCTTCGCTTGTGCTTGGTGTACTGGCTCTGGCTCATCTCTTTTGGCAACATCGTTTATCCATTTTGGTCCAAATTTTCCTCCATCTGTACTTGTTCCCGGTAGCCCCGCGATTTGCTTGACAGTCTCGACAGTGTCCGTCACAGGCTTCACGAGTGAGTCGAGCCCTTGGAGTTGCGGCATCGCCAGTGCAGCACCGTGGACAGCACATGTGGCTGTGAGCGAAAGCAGCAAAGCCTTGTTGAGTATCATTGCGAATTGTATTAGTGAATGTAGAATAGGTCAGAAATGGTCAAAATATAGGCATTGAATGTAATGTAGGCGCCTCACTACCTTTATGATTCCTTCAAAGTCCGTCCCCTCTCATTTCAGTGCTAGGTTCTTCACTCAGCATCGTATCGATGCATGGGTCTTGCCTGTCTGATGACTGAGTTTAAGTCCGAATCTCTGGACCCTGCTAAGGTGCTTCTATTTTTGAATGTCGGAAGGTTCGGACACAATAGCATCTTGTGAGTCTTACTGTACGACAAATGATTGATCGACGTCAGTCGGCACGAGTATCCCTAAATAGGCGTTTGCAGTCTCGGCACTTTTGCTGCTCAAACTTTGGTGGCTTGTTTGAGCACTCCGGAGAGGTCGTCGAAGCTTTGCGATACAGTTGAGGATCGACGCATGGGCCTTGAACCCTTGCCCTTGAAACAGGTAAGTGGCAATCATCGTCAGCCATTCATACCTCCTACATGTCTCAAATGCGATGCATGCAGCATCAGTACTCGCCTATATCGAGAAGTGGGGCGCAATGCGACTGTGACGGCGTGTTTTACAGCGGAACGTCATTTCACAATTCCACTTCAGCCTTGCTGTCCGCAGGCGTATCTGTCACACGGTACACCAGCTTGTTGGCGCTGACCTTCTCATTCTTCATGTCCTCCATGCCCTGGAGAGCTCCCTCCAGTCCCTTCGGGCCGACTTTCTCTGGGTGAGTCTTCAGTTTTCCTTCCGCCAGCAGCTTTTCCGTGATGGCAAAAAACTTCTTTGCAAACTCAAAGTCTTCTGGCACAGCAGGCGTATCCCTCCCAGCCTTCGTGAAAGGGTCATTGAAAATCGTGTACATGAATGTGAAGGTGGTGAAAACTCCCTCCTTAAACTTCACAGGCAGGATGGAGCCGTAGCGAGCGCCTTCCGGATCGGACGAGATGGCCTCTGCGCAGATCTTCGCGGTCGACTCAAGTGAGACCGTGTCCCAGATCAGCTTCAAAGAATCCTTGGTATCTCTGTTGATGTTCTCGCCACAGCTGGGATCCTTGTAGTTGTACACGCCGTCCGCTCCGAGAGACTTTACGAAGTCGTTGTTGTGCGGTGAGCAAGTGGTCAAGACCTTGTACCCAGCTAGCTTCGCATACTGGATGGCTGAAAGAAGGGTTCAACGTTAGTTCAGTAGTAAAAAACACCAAGGAGCGGACATCTAGTACCTAAAGATCCCGTCGCCGTAGAGCCGCCCTATTTAAAGCAAGTCAGTACGGCTCGTAAGCATGGGAATTCCGGGACAAAACTAACATAGATCAGGACAGTTTCACCATTCTTGGTCGGATTCGTGGGAAGATTCAGCTTCAACGCTTTCTGGAACAAGCCCTGGCCAACCGTTGAGGCGCCCAAAGGGAAGgtcgccgccttctcgaaTGACAAGCTGTCTGGGAGCTTGACGCACAGATCTCCTTTGGCAACAGCATATTCAGCAAAGCAGCCATCCTCGGTCTGACTTGCGTTTGCTCCATGGGTAGTCGCTGCAATTCTGTCGCCAGGCTTGAGTGATTTGCTCACTTCGGAGCCGACCTCGACTACGACTCCAGAGAAATCGCAGCCAGCGAGACCGTTGGGAGCAGCTCGCTTGCCATTGATGTGCTTCCAGTCGGTGGGGTTGAGAGCTATGGAGTCGACCTTGGCTAGGACGTAGGTAGGCCTCAGTTTGGGAACTGGTGCCGAGGCGACCTTGGCCTTGTTTTCGTTGATCAGGATGGCCTGTTGGGTTGATGGAAGTTGGGATGCCATGGTGCTAGATAGCCTCGGGTTGTTTCTGGTTAGTCTGTGTACTTGAGTGAATCTGAGGGAGGGCATGAAGGGTTGTACCTTGGGTGCCTTGTATATACATCCGTGAGGTGGATACAGTGTCGCGGCTAATCGCCCGGCTTTCGTCATTGCCATGGAGAGATCTCCGCGGATTACCAAGCGTGCCTGAGGCAAGGCAGGAGCGTCCGCGATCTGCAGTGCGGACAGCTTAGCAGGACGGCCAAAAAGGCGTGCACGTACGCGTACAGATAACTTGACAAGCCGGCCAAATTGTCGTGCAAGTACTCAGACAGGTAAGATAGCAGGACGGCCAGAAGGTAGACAGCGGGAAGGGATAGGACTGGAGCATCTTTACATCATCAATATTTGATTGAGAAACCTTTCTTTCTCTTCAAATTACGGCCGGACTTCGGGACCTCGACACCTTAGCTTGACATCACCGCAACAGACAGCTTGAGAGCTCGCGACAACACAGTCCTGACTTTTCGAGGCTCCCAGGAGCAGCGTCTCCATGCCGTTAGCATGTCTGCTGACCGATCGGAGCTTGTCTCCCACAATGACAAGAACGCCTCCATCGATGAGCCCGGGACCGCGCACAATGAcagcgaaggagaggaggacgaggagggcgacgatgaggacgacgaggacgacgagccCAAGCTAAAGTATGCGAAGTTGACAGGGAGTCTGTCAAATGTCTACCGCGGCGGTGACTCCACTTCTGCCTTTGCCATTGTTGGAGACAAAATGGTGATAGGAACACATAACGGCAGCATACACGTCCTGGCCGTTCCCGCGCTGCAGAGTCTCAAGACCTACCGAGCACATTCAGCGAGCGTGACAAGCGTTTCAATATCGCcaactccaccgccgccgtcctTGATCAGAGAGCATGGCAAGACAGAGGTGGCTACGCTGGAGGTGCAACAGTCGAGGATTATACCAGGACTGGCGCGAACGAATACAAGTACCAGCACGTCCAGCCCGCGGACACCCCAGAAAgggcagcaacagcagcagacACCTGTGCCGAATACACCGAACAATCAAATATACGTCGCGACATCTTCCTTGGATGGTCATGTATGCGTTTCTTCTCTCGTCAACCCGGATGAGGTGCTACTA
The DNA window shown above is from Zymoseptoria tritici IPO323 chromosome 11, whole genome shotgun sequence and carries:
- the PDO gene encoding protein disulfide with oxidoreductase activity (Hypothetical peroxisome located protein with 3 conserved domains: one domain has similarity to Tyrosinase (=catechol oxidase; diphenol oxidase)and the other two domains have similarity to NahD -2 hydroxychromene -2 carboxylate isomerase. These latter domains are also similar to DSBA-like thioredoxins.The tyrosinase family also includes polyphenol oxidases and some hemocyanins which bind 2 copper ions via 2 sets of 3 histidines. ...) — encoded protein: MASRSQGHIIEFHYDISCPFAYIASTKIEALATRTGARIIWRPVLLGAIYRATSAPQGAGGSASDVFNVTKKEVSNAAFQRTIRRHGIPHRQPPRHPMKTTAALRLLYFVDEVDRPALTHALFRAYWVEGKEIGEKATLIGAVRSAGVGEAERIVEAVESGSFEGQKERKLLEEATNDAVQRGSPGVPGFWIPEQKRLYWGQDRMHLVEAAIQALNEGHDPFEISKISKPLQSLLPRAKRATIPKGEEVKVEFWYDFSSPWAFLGWTQLPRLQRQFGSRLQIDMKPFLLGILFREIGAPNTPLAAISEQKRNYMNEDHKDWCRWWNAVNAQTGNHDKNIDFYWADNFPIRTPTLLRIALVEPRLTTALYRACWERNLDMSDDDVVAKVIDQAGSDGKALIAKSNEAEYKSELRTRTKQAKDAGMCGVPTYRVYRRREGQGEEAWKQTGGLVWGQDELAVVEDLIAGWDGDSVATVDEVGLRNGPSRL